The bacterium genome has a window encoding:
- a CDS encoding alcohol dehydrogenase catalytic domain-containing protein, with protein MRAWIYRKEKTDPQGIHIFEGTVADPSPGLNQVLVRVEKVSVCGTDESLFKGELKKVPDGIIPGHEFYGEIVELGREVKHLSTGQRIAGESHYNLPGIADQGIIGLWGPEIRKGELEPPIHGAYSEYLVIPAECAYRVPGELISDHFWPSLFEAIGNDYFLIKRAREMAHPKDLGIFGCGPHGLFAQVFARHMDIHRIAAFEVDSYRQKFASSLEIADQIFDPTVNLEKNVRDFTAGNLFDVTIDMVGKQGQGFEACCKTTKHGGVILLFGLFSGDKFYIDGVSGNEIIFHMKTLRFKYEGKDLTVAGITGREGIWEELIEMVCREKSLQDQLMKPVHVMGTLDQLGENTRHPKPGVLKRAYHAFRS; from the coding sequence ATGCGGGCATGGATCTACAGGAAGGAGAAGACTGATCCTCAGGGAATTCACATTTTTGAAGGAACGGTTGCCGACCCTTCGCCGGGCCTAAATCAAGTTCTTGTGCGAGTGGAAAAAGTCTCCGTTTGCGGAACGGACGAATCTCTCTTCAAAGGTGAACTGAAAAAAGTTCCGGATGGAATTATTCCTGGTCATGAATTCTACGGAGAAATCGTCGAACTGGGTCGTGAAGTAAAGCATCTTTCCACTGGACAGCGGATAGCTGGCGAATCACATTACAACCTTCCCGGCATAGCGGATCAGGGCATCATCGGATTGTGGGGGCCGGAAATCCGGAAAGGAGAATTGGAGCCCCCCATTCATGGCGCCTATTCCGAATATCTGGTCATTCCCGCTGAATGTGCGTATCGAGTTCCGGGAGAACTGATCTCAGATCATTTCTGGCCATCACTTTTCGAAGCCATAGGGAATGACTATTTCCTGATCAAACGTGCTAGAGAAATGGCGCACCCCAAAGATCTTGGAATTTTCGGATGTGGACCTCATGGATTATTTGCACAGGTATTTGCGCGGCACATGGACATCCACAGAATCGCAGCATTTGAAGTGGACAGTTATCGCCAAAAGTTTGCCTCCTCCCTGGAAATTGCCGATCAGATCTTCGACCCCACCGTGAACCTGGAAAAGAACGTCCGGGATTTTACGGCTGGGAATCTTTTTGATGTTACGATCGATATGGTGGGCAAACAGGGCCAGGGTTTCGAAGCTTGCTGCAAAACAACAAAACATGGTGGCGTGATTCTCCTTTTCGGACTCTTTAGCGGGGACAAGTTCTACATTGACGGGGTCTCTGGAAACGAAATCATATTCCATATGAAGACGCTACGCTTCAAATACGAGGGAAAGGACCTGACTGTCGCAGGGATTACGGGACGAGAAGGGATCTGGGAAGAACTGATTGAGATGGTTTGCCGCGAAAAAAGTTTGCAGGATCAGCTCATGAAACCGGTTCATGTTATGGGAACTCTGGATCAGCTCGGAGAAAATACGCGTCATCCAAAACCGGGAGTATTGAAACGCGCTTATCATGCGTTCAGGAGTTAA
- a CDS encoding glycine C-acetyltransferase — translation MAYGAIKEFLQKELANLKETGLFKEEKVIHSPQGAQIKTDAGETVNFCANNYLGLANHPDIISTVKAGLDTRGFGMASVRFICGTQDIHKDLEKTISNFLSTQDTILYSSCFDANGGLFETLLGPEDVIISDALNHASIIDGVRLCKAQRKVYQHADMNDLEGKLQDSAGTRYRMIATDGAFSMHGDLAPLKDICDLAERHDALVMVDDSHATGFFGPTGRGTPEHFGVQNRIDIITSTMGKAMGGASGGFTSGRAEIVAMLRQRSRPYLFSNSVAPPVVYGTMKAFELMEQHPELVRKLAENTKYFREEMTRRGFQIKPGIHPIVPIMLGDEKRTVEMARQMNQRGIFVVGFSYPVVPKGEARIRVQLSAIHTQSQLDKAIATFEEVGKSLNLI, via the coding sequence ATGGCTTACGGTGCGATCAAAGAATTCTTACAGAAGGAATTAGCTAATCTAAAGGAAACAGGACTATTCAAGGAAGAAAAAGTTATCCATTCTCCGCAAGGGGCCCAGATCAAAACAGATGCAGGAGAAACGGTTAACTTCTGTGCGAATAACTATCTCGGACTGGCGAATCATCCGGATATTATTTCCACCGTAAAAGCGGGTCTGGATACCCGCGGTTTTGGCATGGCGTCTGTACGGTTCATTTGCGGCACGCAAGATATACACAAAGACTTGGAGAAAACCATTTCCAATTTTCTGAGCACTCAAGACACGATCCTGTACAGCTCATGCTTCGACGCGAATGGTGGTTTGTTCGAGACACTGCTAGGGCCTGAAGACGTGATCATCAGCGACGCTCTGAATCACGCAAGCATTATCGACGGCGTCAGGCTTTGCAAAGCGCAACGCAAAGTCTATCAGCATGCCGACATGAATGACCTTGAGGGCAAGTTACAAGACAGCGCTGGAACACGATATCGAATGATCGCTACAGATGGAGCTTTCAGCATGCACGGTGATCTTGCTCCTCTGAAAGATATCTGCGATCTTGCCGAGCGTCATGATGCTCTGGTCATGGTGGACGATTCGCATGCAACCGGCTTCTTCGGTCCCACCGGTAGAGGAACACCGGAACATTTTGGAGTGCAAAATCGCATCGACATCATCACAAGCACGATGGGAAAAGCAATGGGGGGCGCCTCGGGTGGTTTTACTTCCGGACGGGCCGAAATCGTTGCCATGTTACGTCAGCGATCGCGACCTTATCTGTTTTCCAACAGCGTTGCGCCTCCGGTCGTTTATGGCACCATGAAAGCATTTGAGCTGATGGAACAACATCCTGAGCTGGTGCGCAAACTCGCCGAAAACACAAAGTATTTTCGTGAGGAAATGACCCGCCGTGGATTCCAGATTAAACCGGGAATTCATCCGATTGTTCCCATTATGCTGGGAGATGAAAAACGCACAGTTGAAATGGCGCGGCAAATGAATCAACGCGGAATCTTTGTGGTTGGTTTCAGCTATCCTGTCGTGCCTAAGGGAGAGGCCAGGATTCGAGTGCAACTCTCAGCAATCCACACGCAGAGTCAACTGGACAAAGCAATCGCGACTTTTGAAGAAGTCGGAAAATCGCTGAATTTGATCTGA
- a CDS encoding ferredoxin family protein → MAYTIAEPCIGTKDTACVDVCPVDCIHPRKDEENFEPETQLYINPDECIDCGACVPACPVQAIFPNEDVPDKWQSYIDINANWFKK, encoded by the coding sequence ATGGCATATACGATTGCCGAGCCTTGCATTGGTACTAAAGATACTGCTTGTGTTGATGTTTGTCCCGTCGATTGCATTCATCCCCGTAAGGATGAAGAGAATTTTGAACCTGAGACGCAGCTTTACATCAATCCCGACGAGTGTATTGATTGCGGGGCCTGTGTTCCTGCCTGCCCGGTTCAGGCCATTTTCCCGAACGAAGATGTGCCGGACAAGTGGCAATCCTACATAGATATTAACGCAAACTGGTTCAAGAAATAG
- a CDS encoding histidine kinase, which produces MQKLVSGLILLLLPLLPVYALDPSKHITQYVNDPWPRLPPLAGWVNTIHQTRDGYLWIGTDEGLARFDGVRFTFFNRKNTKEFEGRRNAILTLLEDSEGTLWIGTHGGMNAFHNNEVKQIPVEGVSRVLSQTIDDRGNHWIGTDRGLMKRNRNNSFEFVKGLDNTSVFSLKSQNGILWAGTLTGIYEIRGASLELLTSQNGMKIRPAWGLAPGKDGTLWIGTQDGLVSWKNGVLTPYPDPQLGKWMITSLHEDKHQNIWVGTYGGGLFRINEQGAENFTTSDGLLQDFVISISEDREGSLWIGTGGLNRLKDGPFVTFSTLEGLSGKLVTPVLQQPDGTIWIGTDKGLNRLKNGTIQTFTVSDGLPGNIVNSLWHDTKNRLWIGTLHGLAVLENNQFRSLTMKNGLVSNHVKALYEDTRGRIWIGTVSGINWYDQDTIHTFTDDRHPWRASVSCFLEDSKGQFWVGSNRGLTLLQENRTKTYTSREGLVDNMVLTILEDEKGALWIGTDQGLNRLRNGNFSSFTSKDGLFQDRIYQILRDRHNTLWMSSNYGIFSIQKDQFDKYEKKLIPLLQCTVYGPEDGMRSSEATGAFQPAGWQAADGSLWFPTIDGAVRVHPDHIAKNSVSPPTRIEEVLIDQQRVSMDSSTIRVEPGKTNYEFRYTGLSLLIPQRVRFKYKLEGVDKDWMNAGNRRSAFYTNIPPGNYVFHVLAANNDGVWSESAASLKLSVLPYFYQRTSFKAVFLGMLVAVTFLLVRVRLRSLVNQKKVLEMRVQERVSSIRQKAEETAVLEERYRIAQELHDNVAQSIAAMIVHLEHAIKLMERSTLQAVNQIRTACELGRNSLEETRRSVFALHPLLLERGDLFEALQRIVQQMSTDTSIQVRCQLMGRRRVLSKEIELTVLRVAQEAFANALKHSDAKEIYVSLTYEDQLVELKVKDDGKGFDSTDLQSYSRFGFGLSGMQQRAQKIGANLTIHSEDKHGTTIVLSVQLEPMFKDTVPVGSNL; this is translated from the coding sequence ATGCAGAAACTGGTCTCGGGATTGATCCTCTTGCTCTTGCCGCTGCTTCCCGTTTATGCGTTGGATCCTTCAAAACACATTACGCAGTACGTAAATGATCCCTGGCCAAGACTCCCCCCTCTTGCAGGCTGGGTGAACACCATCCACCAAACGCGCGACGGCTATCTTTGGATCGGAACGGATGAAGGTCTGGCGCGTTTTGACGGTGTTCGCTTTACGTTCTTCAACCGAAAAAACACTAAGGAGTTTGAAGGCAGGCGCAATGCGATTTTGACCCTGCTCGAAGATTCTGAGGGAACTCTTTGGATTGGAACGCATGGCGGAATGAATGCATTCCATAACAATGAGGTCAAACAAATTCCTGTTGAAGGAGTTTCACGCGTACTTTCTCAAACGATCGATGATCGAGGGAATCATTGGATCGGGACCGATCGGGGACTGATGAAGAGGAACAGGAACAATTCCTTTGAGTTTGTGAAAGGACTCGACAACACATCCGTTTTCTCATTGAAATCACAAAACGGAATTCTATGGGCGGGAACTTTAACCGGAATCTATGAAATCCGCGGCGCATCGCTCGAGCTGCTAACCAGCCAAAACGGAATGAAAATTCGTCCGGCCTGGGGATTGGCGCCAGGCAAGGATGGAACTCTCTGGATTGGAACACAGGATGGTCTCGTTTCCTGGAAAAACGGAGTGCTGACTCCCTATCCGGATCCTCAACTCGGCAAATGGATGATCACTTCCCTTCATGAGGATAAACACCAGAACATTTGGGTTGGCACTTATGGCGGTGGTTTGTTCCGAATCAATGAACAGGGCGCAGAGAATTTCACAACCTCCGACGGCCTTCTTCAGGATTTTGTAATTTCCATTTCAGAAGATCGCGAAGGAAGTCTCTGGATTGGAACAGGCGGATTGAACCGCCTGAAAGATGGTCCGTTTGTAACTTTTTCCACTCTGGAAGGTCTCTCCGGAAAACTCGTGACACCCGTGTTGCAACAGCCTGATGGAACAATTTGGATTGGAACCGATAAGGGTCTCAACCGTCTGAAAAACGGAACGATTCAGACCTTCACCGTGAGCGACGGACTTCCGGGTAATATTGTGAATTCTTTGTGGCATGACACCAAGAATCGATTGTGGATCGGTACACTACACGGCCTGGCGGTTCTTGAAAACAATCAATTCAGATCTTTGACAATGAAGAATGGTCTGGTATCCAACCATGTAAAAGCGCTTTACGAAGACACCAGAGGACGCATTTGGATCGGCACAGTTTCCGGAATCAACTGGTACGATCAAGACACGATTCATACTTTTACGGATGATAGACATCCATGGCGCGCCTCAGTCAGCTGTTTCCTGGAAGACAGCAAGGGCCAATTCTGGGTCGGTTCCAATCGCGGACTAACTCTTTTGCAAGAGAACCGCACCAAAACCTACACAAGCAGAGAAGGTCTTGTAGACAATATGGTCCTGACCATTTTAGAAGATGAAAAAGGCGCGCTTTGGATCGGAACGGATCAAGGTTTGAATCGTCTACGTAATGGCAACTTTTCCTCCTTCACTTCCAAAGATGGTTTGTTTCAAGATCGCATTTATCAAATCTTGCGCGACAGGCACAACACTCTTTGGATGAGCTCCAACTATGGAATCTTTTCCATTCAGAAGGATCAATTTGATAAGTATGAGAAGAAACTGATTCCCTTATTGCAGTGCACCGTCTACGGCCCTGAAGATGGGATGAGGAGCAGCGAAGCAACCGGCGCATTTCAACCGGCCGGCTGGCAGGCGGCCGATGGGAGTTTGTGGTTTCCCACAATCGACGGCGCAGTCCGTGTCCATCCGGATCACATCGCCAAGAATAGTGTTTCACCGCCGACTCGTATCGAAGAAGTGTTGATCGACCAGCAACGAGTCTCGATGGATTCTTCAACGATTCGCGTTGAGCCTGGAAAAACGAATTACGAATTTCGCTACACGGGTCTCAGTCTATTGATTCCACAGAGAGTGCGCTTTAAATATAAACTGGAAGGCGTCGATAAAGACTGGATGAATGCAGGAAACCGGCGTTCAGCCTTCTATACGAACATACCTCCAGGTAATTATGTATTTCACGTTCTTGCCGCGAACAATGATGGGGTGTGGAGTGAATCTGCGGCCAGTTTGAAACTTTCAGTACTGCCCTACTTTTATCAGAGAACAAGCTTCAAGGCGGTTTTCTTAGGGATGCTGGTGGCGGTGACTTTTCTTCTTGTGCGCGTCCGCCTGCGCAGTCTGGTAAACCAGAAAAAGGTACTTGAAATGAGAGTTCAGGAAAGGGTCAGCTCCATCCGCCAGAAAGCGGAAGAAACGGCTGTCCTGGAAGAAAGGTACAGAATTGCGCAGGAATTGCATGACAATGTTGCGCAGAGCATCGCCGCCATGATTGTGCACCTTGAACATGCGATTAAGTTGATGGAACGTTCGACGCTTCAGGCTGTCAATCAAATTCGGACAGCTTGTGAACTGGGCAGAAACAGCCTGGAAGAAACACGGAGGTCGGTATTTGCTCTGCATCCCCTGCTGCTGGAGCGTGGTGATCTCTTTGAAGCGCTGCAGAGAATTGTGCAACAAATGTCCACGGATACTTCCATCCAGGTTCGTTGCCAGCTCATGGGAAGGAGACGCGTTCTTTCCAAAGAGATTGAGTTAACGGTTTTGCGTGTGGCGCAGGAAGCATTCGCAAACGCCCTTAAACACAGCGACGCAAAAGAAATTTACGTCTCGTTGACGTACGAAGACCAGCTGGTAGAGCTGAAAGTAAAGGACGATGGGAAAGGTTTTGATTCCACAGATTTGCAAAGTTATTCCCGTTTCGGGTTCGGACTTTCCGGAATGCAGCAGAGGGCGCAAAAAATTGGAGCAAATTTGACGATCCACAGTGAAGACAAACATGGCACAACCATCGTTTTGTCCGTGCAGCTTGAGCCGATGTTCAAAGATACAGTGCCGGTCGGTTCGAACTTATGA
- a CDS encoding response regulator transcription factor: MTSRQIRIMVVDDHPVVRAGLVMLISHETDMTVVAEASHGKEALSLFEKTNPDVTLIDLSLPDIHGVEVIERIRKSFPQAKLLVLSVYSGSEDVFRSLQSGALGYLIKDSTPDQLFYAIREAYEGRRYLHPSAASNLADRMLNDMLTPRELDVVRLMVQGKSNKEIATDLNLSETTVKTHVANILMKLNVSSRSQAILEALKRGIVHQG, encoded by the coding sequence ATGACATCCAGACAGATCCGAATTATGGTTGTGGATGATCATCCGGTCGTTCGCGCCGGACTCGTTATGCTGATTTCCCATGAAACGGACATGACGGTTGTAGCAGAAGCCTCGCATGGCAAAGAAGCCCTGTCATTATTTGAAAAAACCAACCCCGATGTCACACTCATCGATCTTTCCTTGCCGGATATTCATGGGGTAGAGGTCATTGAAAGGATTCGGAAAAGCTTTCCTCAGGCAAAACTGCTTGTGTTGAGTGTCTACAGCGGAAGCGAAGATGTCTTTCGCTCATTGCAGTCAGGAGCTCTCGGTTATCTCATCAAAGATTCCACGCCTGATCAATTGTTTTATGCAATCCGTGAAGCATATGAGGGACGCCGTTATTTGCATCCCTCTGCCGCATCGAATCTGGCCGACCGGATGTTGAACGATATGCTTACTCCGCGTGAATTGGATGTCGTTCGGCTCATGGTGCAGGGCAAAAGTAATAAGGAGATTGCAACGGATCTGAATCTCAGTGAAACTACCGTGAAGACTCACGTTGCAAATATTTTGATGAAACTCAATGTCAGCTCGCGCAGCCAGGCGATTCTGGAAGCGCTCAAACGCGGTATCGTCCACCAAGGATAG
- a CDS encoding EAL domain-containing protein, whose product MAKKGSKKFMKMTASQQYEGLQFIMDKIRSKKPVADIFQEIVNEFPASFPFVRIDYDSGSCEAFREIETADSISPDATFLFYFPNGGGALIVGHSDPIVRLDDGLSRWLENVATVLGLALKSAALPKRHTDDEYENLKANLQAAKEEAHNEIERVKEEAQFQIRQIKEQTETGFREQALWDELTLLPNSKLFPLMMSPMLAHARRSADLTAVMFLEIGRLDEMTKTHGFHNADRIIKQALELIMKNLREGDVAVRAGANRILWSLGGLRSIEDTATVAEKMLLSLSRPLEVDGKLVSLSGSIGISLFPVDGSDPETLMNHAEIALEVSRKTPGNSIRFYSREMNEKIRTFLVSRKELKDATAKQEFALHYQPVVRFSSNEAESVEALIRWRKPQGLTVYPGNFLDLSEQIGIASQLDEWMIRTACLQRNVWEKEGLGSLRVSVNLSQNFFWEGGVDRISHILRASGMRPDLLELEIAEKVLLKDAEKVISRLKEYSDLGVNLTIDDFGSIGGLLMNLSRYQVQAIKLYPGHIRGITQESAQSAVVASTLFLAHSLKIRVIAKAVETQSEHSYLEKLGCDGYQGNLFSPALPKNLLTEFLRKQQMKAAPATASTESTQPMEVETPEQPIIGEPAWKDERPSYVITCFNCQTKFNANEASWCLCITPDSTVVCPSCKKCFCRATLDYRHGVWGSAPESFWDRKNRFVEESGPVVTNPPPDQVKHPLVLVVDDEPGVLKVASRLIRGLGYSVILARNGEEGLQVAKDYKPELVISDALMPKLDGREMCSMLKRDPVTARIKAVIMTAFTGAAKYKSSVIREYQFDEHLQKPVEYDRLVTVLRRFLG is encoded by the coding sequence ATGGCAAAAAAAGGCTCTAAAAAATTCATGAAAATGACTGCATCCCAGCAGTATGAGGGGCTGCAGTTTATCATGGATAAGATCCGCTCGAAAAAGCCTGTTGCGGACATCTTTCAGGAAATCGTCAACGAATTTCCAGCATCCTTTCCTTTTGTTCGGATTGACTATGATTCCGGATCGTGTGAGGCATTCAGAGAAATCGAAACAGCCGATTCGATTTCGCCGGATGCAACTTTCCTTTTTTACTTCCCGAACGGCGGCGGCGCACTGATTGTTGGTCACTCCGATCCTATTGTGAGACTGGATGACGGCCTTTCCCGGTGGCTGGAAAATGTAGCTACGGTCCTTGGTTTAGCTTTAAAATCAGCAGCTCTGCCAAAGCGGCATACGGATGACGAATACGAAAATCTGAAAGCGAACCTTCAAGCCGCCAAGGAGGAAGCGCACAATGAAATTGAAAGAGTAAAAGAAGAGGCTCAATTTCAAATCCGGCAGATAAAGGAGCAAACCGAAACAGGATTCCGCGAACAAGCACTCTGGGATGAGTTGACCCTGTTACCGAACTCAAAACTTTTCCCTCTTATGATGTCCCCTATGCTCGCTCACGCCAGAAGGAGCGCTGATTTAACTGCTGTGATGTTTCTGGAAATCGGGCGTCTTGATGAAATGACGAAAACGCATGGCTTTCATAATGCAGACAGAATCATCAAGCAGGCACTGGAGCTGATCATGAAGAATCTGCGGGAAGGAGATGTAGCTGTTCGCGCGGGAGCTAACAGGATTCTGTGGTCTCTTGGTGGACTTCGGAGCATTGAAGATACAGCAACCGTTGCAGAGAAAATGTTGCTCAGCTTGAGCCGGCCGCTGGAAGTTGACGGAAAACTGGTGAGTCTCTCCGGAAGCATCGGCATCAGTCTTTTTCCGGTGGATGGATCGGATCCTGAAACATTGATGAATCATGCCGAAATCGCGCTGGAGGTTTCCCGCAAAACGCCGGGCAATTCCATCCGGTTTTATTCCAGGGAAATGAACGAGAAGATCCGGACTTTCCTGGTATCACGGAAGGAATTAAAAGATGCCACGGCAAAACAAGAATTTGCTTTGCATTATCAACCGGTTGTCCGCTTTTCTTCCAATGAGGCAGAATCGGTGGAAGCTTTGATCCGGTGGAGGAAACCTCAGGGGCTCACAGTGTATCCGGGAAATTTTCTGGATCTGTCTGAGCAGATCGGGATTGCTTCGCAGCTGGATGAATGGATGATACGAACGGCCTGTCTCCAGCGAAATGTATGGGAAAAGGAAGGGCTTGGCTCACTGCGCGTTTCAGTGAATCTTTCACAGAATTTTTTTTGGGAAGGGGGAGTGGATAGGATTTCGCATATCCTGCGTGCCTCGGGAATGCGTCCTGATTTGCTGGAATTGGAAATTGCGGAAAAAGTGCTTTTAAAAGACGCAGAAAAGGTGATCAGCAGGCTGAAGGAATATTCAGATTTGGGAGTGAATTTGACAATTGATGATTTTGGAAGCATCGGTGGCTTGTTGATGAACTTGAGCCGGTATCAGGTTCAAGCAATCAAATTGTACCCCGGGCACATTCGTGGAATCACCCAGGAATCGGCTCAATCTGCCGTTGTAGCATCCACGCTTTTTCTTGCACACAGCTTGAAAATCCGCGTGATAGCAAAAGCTGTGGAAACGCAAAGCGAGCACTCCTATCTTGAGAAGCTCGGGTGTGATGGTTATCAGGGAAATCTCTTTAGCCCGGCACTTCCCAAGAATCTGTTAACGGAGTTTCTCAGAAAACAGCAGATGAAGGCGGCGCCCGCAACAGCTTCGACTGAATCAACGCAGCCGATGGAAGTAGAGACACCCGAACAACCAATCATCGGAGAGCCGGCGTGGAAAGATGAGAGACCTTCCTATGTTATTACCTGTTTCAATTGTCAGACAAAGTTCAACGCGAATGAAGCTTCCTGGTGTTTATGCATAACTCCCGATTCAACGGTTGTTTGCCCTTCCTGTAAAAAATGTTTTTGCAGGGCAACGTTGGATTACAGGCACGGCGTTTGGGGCTCAGCTCCTGAATCTTTTTGGGACAGGAAGAATCGTTTCGTAGAAGAGAGTGGACCGGTTGTCACGAATCCGCCGCCTGACCAGGTCAAACACCCGTTGGTCCTTGTTGTAGACGATGAACCAGGCGTTCTGAAAGTGGCATCCCGGTTGATTCGCGGTCTTGGATATTCGGTGATCCTTGCACGAAACGGTGAGGAAGGATTACAGGTGGCAAAGGACTATAAACCGGAGCTTGTGATATCGGATGCACTCATGCCAAAACTCGATGGACGCGAGATGTGTTCGATGCTAAAGCGGGATCCGGTTACAGCCAGAATCAAAGCTGTAATCATGACTGCGTTCACGGGCGCGGCAAAATACAAAAGCTCTGTCATACGAGAATATCAATTCGACGAACATTTACAGAAACCGGTCGAGTACGACCGGCTCGTCACCGTCCTCCGCCGTTTCCTTGGGTAG
- a CDS encoding DUF420 domain-containing protein produces MGGIVFSKMLSTGDLPTVNALLNSTSALFLVIGYRFIRAKKVQQHRVCMVIAFVASILFLGSYLTYHVLAGSKPFPGAGPARTIYFLILISHTILAAAVPPLAVITLYRAWKGQFDKHRRIARWGFPIWLYVSITGVLVYWMLYRMDW; encoded by the coding sequence GTGGGAGGAATTGTATTTTCAAAGATGCTCAGTACCGGTGACCTACCTACCGTTAACGCATTGTTGAATTCTACGAGTGCGTTGTTTCTCGTGATTGGTTACCGTTTTATTCGCGCGAAGAAGGTGCAACAACATCGCGTGTGCATGGTGATTGCCTTTGTTGCTTCCATTCTTTTTCTTGGGTCGTATTTGACTTATCATGTGCTCGCAGGCTCCAAACCATTTCCCGGTGCCGGTCCCGCAAGAACCATTTACTTTTTGATTTTGATCAGCCACACGATTCTGGCAGCGGCAGTTCCTCCACTTGCTGTGATCACTCTTTACCGGGCGTGGAAGGGCCAGTTCGATAAACATCGAAGGATCGCGCGGTGGGGATTTCCGATATGGCTTTACGTTTCCATCACGGGGGTTTTGGTTTACTGGATGCTTTATCGCATGGACTGGTAG
- the cyoE gene encoding heme o synthase translates to MKTSITAETQRRGEKSSLLLISATRRLCGVARAAFPEFLSLTKPRITLLVVCTTLVGFYLGAADTVPVWLLIHTLFGTAWIAAGASALNMAFEWEPDSKMRRTESRPIPSGRLSVLQAVFFGSILCLAGALHLLLLVNLLTSILSVITAGLYLFAYTPLKKRTSLCTVVGAIPGAIPPMMGWTAVRNSLDFEAWWLFAILFLWQLPHFLSIAWLYREDYERGGFPMLPVVDKDGRQTSRQIILETLALLCITLLPAALGVFGQIYFVGAFVLGAVFLYMGIRLARMKDAFSARRLLLTSVVYLPCLLILMMLAKQN, encoded by the coding sequence ATGAAAACAAGCATCACCGCAGAGACGCAAAGACGCGGAGAAAAAAGTTCGCTCCTCCTTATCTCAGCGACTCGGCGTCTCTGCGGTGTTGCTCGAGCGGCGTTTCCGGAGTTTTTGAGTCTTACCAAGCCACGAATCACATTGCTGGTTGTTTGCACGACGCTTGTGGGTTTTTATCTTGGCGCTGCGGATACGGTTCCGGTTTGGTTACTGATCCACACCCTTTTTGGCACGGCATGGATTGCTGCCGGCGCGAGCGCGCTGAACATGGCATTTGAATGGGAACCGGATTCAAAAATGCGGCGCACGGAGAGTCGTCCCATTCCTTCCGGCCGGCTGTCTGTTCTGCAAGCAGTCTTTTTCGGCTCGATCCTCTGTTTGGCCGGCGCGCTCCATCTGTTGCTTCTGGTCAACTTACTCACCAGCATTCTTTCGGTGATTACCGCCGGCTTGTATCTTTTTGCTTATACGCCGCTAAAGAAGCGAACATCACTGTGCACTGTGGTCGGGGCGATTCCGGGAGCCATCCCTCCCATGATGGGTTGGACCGCTGTAAGAAACTCACTGGATTTTGAAGCATGGTGGCTTTTTGCAATCCTGTTTCTATGGCAATTACCTCATTTCCTTTCCATCGCCTGGCTTTACCGTGAAGACTATGAACGGGGCGGATTTCCCATGCTGCCCGTGGTCGATAAGGACGGAAGACAGACGAGCCGCCAAATTATTTTGGAAACTTTAGCTTTGCTTTGTATTACACTATTACCTGCCGCGCTGGGTGTTTTTGGACAGATATATTTTGTTGGCGCCTTTGTTCTTGGCGCTGTGTTTTTGTACATGGGTATCAGACTGGCGCGTATGAAAGATGCATTCTCCGCGCGGAGATTGCTGTTGACGTCGGTTGTCTATTTGCCGTGCTTGCTGATACTAATGATGCTTGCAAAGCAGAACTGA